Proteins encoded within one genomic window of Halorussus salilacus:
- a CDS encoding ATP-grasp domain-containing protein, whose protein sequence is MSKDGSGVGVGVLSLHNSKETKAILNALEDLGHHPEWLREENTAVSIEDGTVDFEPEVDIVINRLLLSNTEQPSEALGLAKIYDSALPVINPPSAVMTAIHKFSAATALADAGIPVPDALLALSNDRLNDGRGDFGEEAVYKTAIGTHGGGTWKVGPDELVNPRVGDRQAFLQELIERDEGEHRDLRVYVVGDRIVGAMNRYAPDNDWRTNVALGGAVENATENLPREVADMAREAADTIGLDCAGVDLIEGHDGWYVLEVNPTAGFKGLFQATGRSPAPYIAQLAVERAGGTVDEAQVEDLSATLDDSVPACKPRPKETGPAEPVVIGYTEEVIVSGTSGSENVLAKSDTGATRTSIDTKLAAKIGAGPIKSIARVKSGSSKSSRSRPVVDVVVGVGGNRHTVTASVEDRGHMDYPVLLGRDILKHYQVNVQKRVDQEEETEEEEEEEEEEEKERGAA, encoded by the coding sequence ATGAGCAAGGACGGTTCCGGGGTCGGCGTGGGCGTTCTCAGTCTGCACAACAGCAAGGAGACGAAGGCGATTCTGAACGCGCTGGAGGACCTCGGCCATCACCCCGAGTGGCTGCGCGAGGAGAACACCGCGGTCAGCATCGAGGACGGGACGGTCGACTTCGAACCCGAGGTCGACATCGTGATAAACCGGCTTCTCCTCTCGAACACCGAACAGCCCTCCGAGGCGCTGGGACTCGCCAAGATATACGACTCCGCTCTACCGGTGATAAACCCCCCGAGCGCGGTGATGACCGCCATCCACAAGTTCTCGGCGGCGACCGCGCTCGCCGACGCCGGGATTCCGGTGCCCGACGCCCTGCTCGCGCTGTCGAACGACCGCCTCAACGACGGCCGAGGGGACTTCGGCGAGGAGGCGGTCTACAAGACGGCCATCGGGACCCACGGCGGCGGGACGTGGAAGGTCGGGCCCGACGAACTCGTCAACCCCCGGGTGGGCGACCGGCAGGCGTTCCTCCAGGAGCTCATCGAGCGCGACGAGGGCGAGCACCGCGACCTCCGGGTGTACGTCGTCGGCGACCGCATCGTCGGCGCGATGAACCGATACGCGCCCGACAACGACTGGCGGACCAACGTCGCGCTGGGCGGCGCGGTCGAGAACGCGACCGAGAACCTCCCGCGGGAGGTCGCCGACATGGCGCGCGAGGCCGCCGACACCATCGGGCTCGACTGCGCGGGCGTCGACCTCATCGAGGGCCACGACGGCTGGTACGTCCTCGAAGTCAATCCCACCGCGGGATTCAAGGGGCTGTTCCAGGCGACCGGCCGGAGCCCCGCGCCCTACATCGCACAGCTCGCGGTCGAGCGCGCTGGCGGCACCGTCGACGAGGCGCAGGTCGAGGACCTGTCGGCGACTCTCGACGACTCGGTGCCCGCATGCAAGCCCCGTCCCAAGGAGACCGGCCCGGCCGAACCCGTCGTCATCGGCTACACCGAGGAGGTCATCGTGAGCGGCACCAGCGGCTCAGAGAACGTCCTCGCCAAGTCCGACACCGGCGCAACCCGGACGAGCATCGACACCAAGCTCGCCGCCAAGATCGGCGCGGGACCCATCAAGAGCATCGCCCGCGTCAAGTCCGGGTCCAGCAAGTCGAGCAGGTCCCGGCCGGTCGTGGACGTGGTCGTCGGGGTCGGGGGCAACCGCCACACGGTGACCGCGAGCGTCGAGGACCGCGGCCACATGGACTACCCCGTCCTGCTGGGTCGGGACATCCTGAAGCACTATCAGGTCAACGTCCAGAAGCGCGTCGACCAGGAAGAGGAGACCGAGGAGGAAGAAGAGGAGGAAGAAGAGGAGGAAAAAGAGCGAGGAGCGGCGTAA
- a CDS encoding dicarboxylate/amino acid:cation symporter yields the protein MPRRTLRRGWHRYRSVPIVYRISAGFLLGAFVGLLVGERATVLQPLGDLFLDLLGMLVVPLVVFTLLSGMAKLSPSKLGRVGGTVVGLYAATTAIAAVVGLTVANIVQPGTGVEFTGGEPQSAEAPSVAEVVLGIVPENPLSAMAAGELLPTIFFAVVFGLALALVRDTADEEAVREGAETFFSLVNAGTKALFKIVWGVMEYGVVGVFALTAASLGETGVGAALSLATLVGAIAIGIVVHIAVTYLGLIVAGLLGQSPLAFLDGAKDAMVTAFSIRSSSGTLPVTIADAEDNLKIDESVYGFSLPLGATINMDGAAIRQAVTAVFAANLVGVPLGLGDQVVVLATVVLISVGTAGVPGAGLIMLTIILEALGLPLEIVGFVAGVDPILGRIATMNNVTGDLAVSSLAAKWNDAIDFESGAWSRVADSDTSGAITSDD from the coding sequence ATGCCACGAAGAACACTTCGTCGCGGTTGGCACCGGTATCGCTCGGTGCCGATAGTGTATCGAATATCGGCCGGATTCCTGCTCGGCGCGTTCGTCGGGCTACTGGTCGGCGAGCGGGCGACCGTCCTGCAACCGCTGGGCGACCTCTTCCTCGACCTGCTCGGGATGCTGGTGGTCCCGCTGGTCGTGTTCACGCTCCTCTCGGGGATGGCGAAGCTCTCGCCGTCGAAACTCGGGCGGGTCGGCGGCACCGTGGTCGGTCTCTACGCGGCCACGACCGCCATCGCGGCGGTCGTGGGGCTGACGGTCGCGAACATCGTCCAGCCCGGAACCGGCGTGGAGTTCACGGGCGGGGAGCCCCAGTCGGCGGAGGCCCCGTCGGTCGCAGAGGTGGTCCTCGGAATCGTGCCCGAGAACCCGCTCTCGGCGATGGCGGCTGGCGAACTCCTGCCGACCATCTTCTTCGCGGTCGTGTTCGGACTCGCGCTCGCGCTGGTCCGCGACACCGCCGACGAGGAGGCGGTCCGCGAGGGTGCGGAGACGTTCTTCTCGCTGGTGAACGCGGGGACGAAGGCGCTGTTCAAGATCGTCTGGGGAGTGATGGAGTACGGCGTCGTCGGCGTGTTCGCGCTGACGGCGGCGTCGCTCGGCGAGACGGGCGTCGGGGCCGCGCTCTCGCTGGCGACGCTCGTCGGTGCCATCGCAATCGGCATCGTCGTTCACATCGCGGTCACCTACCTCGGACTCATCGTCGCGGGGCTGCTGGGTCAATCGCCGCTCGCGTTCCTCGACGGCGCGAAGGACGCCATGGTGACGGCGTTCTCCATCCGGTCGTCGAGCGGCACGCTCCCGGTGACCATCGCCGACGCCGAGGACAACCTCAAGATAGACGAGAGCGTCTACGGCTTCTCGCTCCCGCTGGGCGCGACGATCAACATGGACGGCGCGGCCATCCGACAGGCGGTGACGGCAGTGTTCGCCGCTAACTTGGTCGGGGTTCCGCTCGGTCTCGGCGATCAGGTCGTGGTGCTGGCGACCGTGGTCCTCATCAGCGTCGGGACCGCGGGGGTCCCCGGTGCGGGCCTCATCATGCTCACTATCATCCTCGAAGCGCTGGGTCTGCCGCTCGAAATCGTCGGCTTCGTCGCGGGGGTCGACCCGATACTCGGGCGCATCGCCACGATGAACAACGTCACGGGCGACCTCGCGGTGTCGTCGCTCGCCGCGAAGTGGAACGACGCCATCGACTTCGAGTCGGGTGCGTGGTCCCGAGTCGCCGACTCCGACACCTCGGGTGCGATCACCTCCGACGACTGA
- the sdhC gene encoding succinate dehydrogenase, cytochrome b556 subunit, whose protein sequence is MSQSYNRGLVEDFGRWREFTAGMWAWIFHKFSGWVLIGYLFTHIAVLSTATAGANAYTDTIQGLESLLLVRVMEVGLLAVAVFHILNGVRLLFVDLGVGLEAQDKSFYASLLVTAIIVLASIPTFLEGAF, encoded by the coding sequence ATGAGTCAATCGTACAATCGAGGCCTCGTCGAAGACTTCGGCCGGTGGCGGGAGTTCACGGCCGGGATGTGGGCCTGGATATTCCACAAGTTCAGCGGGTGGGTACTCATCGGCTATCTGTTCACCCACATCGCCGTGCTGAGTACCGCCACCGCTGGAGCGAACGCGTACACCGATACGATTCAAGGGCTCGAAAGCCTGCTTCTGGTCCGCGTCATGGAGGTCGGTCTGCTCGCGGTCGCCGTCTTCCACATTCTCAACGGCGTCCGCCTGCTTTTCGTCGACCTCGGCGTCGGACTCGAAGCCCAGGACAAGAGCTTCTACGCGTCGCTGCTAGTCACCGCCATCATCGTGTTGGCGAGCATTCCCACCTTCCTGGAGGGGGCGTTCTGA
- a CDS encoding succinylglutamate desuccinylase/aspartoacylase family protein — translation MAGSDADGAFTYNGGIVEPGETQNIRYGISETYLGDPVRIPVTIVNGEEPGPTVFLSAAAHGDELNGIEVVREVAHEWNHDELCGTLVCLPVLNVPGFIAQERYLPIYDRDLNRSFPGRPDSTSAKRMAHQIFRNFLAPCDVGLDFHTSTRGRTNMLHVRANMNDPDVARLAKAFGSNVIISSEGPTGALRREASEYGTPTITIEMGEAHRFQREFINRGLEGVESVLAEYGVHRTESVKWPGWRTVIDEDKEKTWLRADAGGLVEMHHDRGSLVYEGDVICTITNPFKTDTERVRAPFTGLLVGVLENPVVYPGNPLCHMVELEADTRRALKRDRARGGSEGEGELAPPPETR, via the coding sequence ATGGCCGGGTCGGATGCGGACGGCGCGTTCACGTACAACGGCGGCATCGTCGAGCCGGGCGAGACCCAGAACATCCGCTACGGCATCAGCGAGACGTATCTGGGCGACCCGGTTCGCATCCCCGTCACCATCGTAAACGGCGAGGAGCCGGGTCCGACCGTGTTCCTGTCGGCGGCGGCCCACGGCGACGAACTCAACGGCATCGAGGTCGTCCGGGAGGTCGCCCACGAGTGGAACCACGACGAGCTCTGTGGCACGCTGGTCTGTCTCCCCGTGCTGAACGTTCCGGGCTTCATCGCTCAGGAGCGCTACCTCCCCATCTACGACCGCGACCTGAATCGGTCGTTCCCGGGTCGTCCCGACTCGACCAGCGCCAAGCGGATGGCCCACCAGATATTCCGAAACTTCCTCGCGCCCTGCGACGTGGGCCTCGACTTCCACACGTCCACGCGCGGGCGAACGAACATGCTCCACGTCCGGGCGAACATGAACGACCCCGACGTGGCCCGCCTCGCGAAGGCGTTCGGGTCGAACGTCATCATCTCCTCGGAGGGGCCGACCGGCGCGCTCCGCCGGGAGGCCAGCGAGTACGGCACGCCCACCATCACCATCGAGATGGGCGAGGCCCACCGGTTCCAGCGCGAGTTCATCAACCGCGGGCTCGAAGGCGTCGAGAGCGTGCTCGCGGAGTACGGCGTTCACCGGACCGAGTCGGTCAAGTGGCCGGGGTGGCGGACCGTCATCGACGAGGACAAGGAGAAGACGTGGCTCCGGGCCGACGCGGGCGGTCTCGTGGAGATGCACCACGACCGCGGCTCGCTGGTCTACGAGGGCGACGTCATCTGCACCATCACCAACCCCTTCAAGACCGACACCGAGCGCGTCCGGGCACCCTTCACCGGCCTGCTCGTCGGCGTGCTGGAGAACCCCGTGGTCTACCCCGGGAACCCGCTGTGTCACATGGTCGAACTCGAAGCCGACACCCGGCGGGCGCTCAAGCGCGACCGGGCGCGCGGCGGTTCGGAGGGCGAGGGCGAACTCGCCCCGCCGCCCGAGACAAGGTAG
- a CDS encoding DNA-3-methyladenine glycosylase, giving the protein MMEEAIPVLREDPVMERLIETHDPHTERDWSAYERLAVSIINQQLSTASAEAVRGRVFDLLDGEVVPETVLAADEQALREAGLSGSKVAYLRNAARAFRRDDYTREALADRSDEEVVELLTDITGIGEWTAQMYLIFVLKREDVLPLGDLAIRRGIEQLYGEGDGMTRAEMREVAEPWRPYRSVATRYIWAEYEAE; this is encoded by the coding sequence ATGATGGAGGAGGCCATCCCCGTACTGCGAGAAGACCCCGTGATGGAGCGACTCATCGAGACCCACGACCCCCACACCGAGCGCGACTGGTCGGCGTACGAGCGGCTCGCGGTCTCGATAATCAACCAACAGCTCTCGACCGCGAGCGCAGAAGCCGTCCGGGGGCGGGTGTTCGACCTGCTCGACGGCGAGGTGGTGCCCGAGACCGTGCTCGCGGCCGACGAGCAGGCGCTGCGCGAGGCCGGGCTCTCCGGGAGCAAGGTCGCGTACCTCCGGAACGCCGCGCGGGCGTTCCGGCGCGACGACTACACCCGGGAAGCGCTCGCCGACCGCTCGGACGAGGAGGTCGTCGAACTGCTCACCGACATCACGGGAATCGGGGAGTGGACCGCCCAGATGTACCTCATCTTCGTCTTGAAGCGCGAGGACGTGCTCCCGCTCGGCGACCTCGCGATTCGGCGGGGTATCGAGCAGTTGTACGGCGAGGGCGACGGGATGACCCGCGCGGAGATGCGGGAGGTCGCCGAGCCGTGGCGTCCGTACCGCAGCGTCGCCACGCGCTACATCTGGGCGGAGTACGAGGCCGAGTAG